The segment AGATTAACAGATTCATTCGGATTCCAGGGGTCTCCCTGAAACACCGGACCCTGATGATAATAATGAGTTGTTCCATCTCCCATCACCGGAAGGTTGTGTTCCATCCATTGGTAATCAAGAACACGGTGCTCAATTGTCGTGTTGTTTTCAATGACTGAAACCACAAGTGAGGTTGTGGGAGCAGCAAGACCAGGTAGTACAGTAATTGAAATTAAAAGCAGGAAATATGCCAGAAGCCGCTGGATATCAGAGAACTGAAGAGATTTATCCCAGTTGTCAGTACTCAGTTTTAAAGATGTCCTTTTCACGTTATCGTTCCCCTATTATTCATGTTTTATCGTTTTCACAATCTTCCCGTTCATCAGGAGGATTTTATGAGTACCTAGATTATTCGATTCACTTATATCGTGGGTGACATGTATGATCGTAAGGCCACCCTGTTCAAAGAGGTCACGGATATCATCCCATAATTCTTTTTTTGCCTGAAGATCAAGAGCACTAGCAGGCTCATCTAAAAGAAGAAGTTTAGGTTTTACCACCAGGGCTCTCGCTATAGCGACCCGCTGTTTCTCCCCTCCGGACAAAGTTAATGGATTTCGATCGAGAAGAGAGTCAATACCCAGTTTCCGGGAAATATCCAGTACGATATTATGAATATCAGAATGGCGTCTGATCGCAAGACCATATCCGATATTTTTTGCTACCGTCATGTGAGGAAATAACGAATAGTCCTGAAATACAATGCCAATCCCTCTTTTTTCTGGAGAAAAATATGTTATATCCATTCCATTCTGAATTATTTTTCCTGAACATGGCTGATAAAATCCGGCAATTGTCTCAAGAAATAGAGTTTTTCCAGAACCCGACGGGCCAGAGATGATACACCATGCATCATCAGGAAGAGTAAACGAATCGATCACAAGTTCAAATTGCCCGGCATGAACAACCAGATTGGATATCGCAATCATTGTACCTCGTTAAGAATTCTGCCACTAATGATGCGGATTAAAATAAAGATCAAAAATGAGAAGAAAACCATTACACATGCAACTGCAGTCGCAGCATACAGCCCACC is part of the Methanospirillum lacunae genome and harbors:
- a CDS encoding ATP-binding cassette domain-containing protein → MIAISNLVVHAGQFELVIDSFTLPDDAWCIISGPSGSGKTLFLETIAGFYQPCSGKIIQNGMDITYFSPEKRGIGIVFQDYSLFPHMTVAKNIGYGLAIRRHSDIHNIVLDISRKLGIDSLLDRNPLTLSGGEKQRVAIARALVVKPKLLLLDEPASALDLQAKKELWDDIRDLFEQGGLTIIHVTHDISESNNLGTHKILLMNGKIVKTIKHE